The Dermacentor variabilis isolate Ectoservices chromosome 4, ASM5094787v1, whole genome shotgun sequence genome contains the following window.
GTAGCAATAGAAATATCGTGTCAGATACGTTGATGCACATAAGCTGACTGGAACTATAATAGACATGATTTCACCTATGGCTTGCCTCATCGCACATGTAGTTTTATAGTTTTGGCTAGCTGTCGTCTACATTACTTTCTTTATAGCCCTAAGGGCAAGGGTTCAGCCATAGGACAAACCAGCACCCTTAAACATGTAACAACATTTAGGGTGTAACTGCACATCTTCTGGAAACTCAGCGTGGCGAGAGGCGCCACTTTCTGTATAGTTTTACTTGGAAGTAAAGACGTGGAAGCAAAATCAACGagaaccgctttttttttcgtcctaatGAGTCTAGAGCGTAATGCACAATTACAATACGTGCTGACATCCCTCGGCCTTTAAATGTTGTTTTCTTCTGCATTGAAGCACGCGAGGTCTTGCGCTAAGGCACCTCAAGATTTAACACTGAGGGCGTTACACCGCCAGGCCACATTGTATAAGGAGTCGTCACATAGCGAACTATATCAACGCACTTCCCAGACGCTTTGTTCAGCCCCTTGCACCAAAAAGAAGACGCTGCAACTCTTTCATTTGTCACACCAGTGACACGGACAGCTGCCGCTAGGCGTGCGATGAAAATTAAATGACTAACCAAACGCCACGGAACGCTTGTCTGAGCGTTACACGCCGAACTCTATGGCTTAGTCCAATGCCCAAGCTTGGGAATGTTCCCAAATGAGATTCTATGAAGGAGCGCGACTTTTGCCTCGTGATAAGCGTGCCGAAGCGTCATCGCAAATCTCAGTCGCGCGTTTCCAGTTTTGCTTCATCCACTCGCTAGACCGTGTGTTTAGGCATTGCTGTAAACTGCGTGTGGGAAACTCCAAGCCAACGCTACGTGTGTTTCCATTATTCTCAAAGGAACGCTACGTCACAGCAGAAGGATTGCGCCAGAGGGCACAAGCCTCttcagctacgtggtatttgtaTATTCTTAaagcttggctcaagttacgtgggacaaccgGTATATATGAGGAACCAGCAGGAAACAAGATGTGGGAACGCTCGCACTGCGGCGTACCTGACGCGATCAGGCTGCGGACGTACGAGAATGCCTCCTTCTGCTCGTTGTAGTCCCTGTAACGAAGAACCAACGCAACAGCCTGCCGAAAAATGCTACTTCCAACTACAGAACGTGCACACTGCATTCCACAATAAGAGTTCTGCATCACCCGCTATACGCCCTGGTGGGACCAACGTGAACGTTTGTCTGATTTGCATATACGGAACACGCTTCTTGGAGCAGTAGAAAAATACAATTTTGCTTTTACTTACCTTAACGCACTTTGGCTCtttgctcgtttttttttctttatatcaaAGTTCGAAAGCTGCTGAGAGACTAAACAGGCACCCGGTTGTtcgcttcgttttctttttctcagttcACTCGCTGCGCGCTTTTGCAAAAGTGTTCTTATTGTGGAGGATTCTTGCCATTTATGGGGTTATGACGTCCGAGCCGAGGAAGCTAAAAGCTTCGCAAGAAAATAGAATATATGTAGCATAGGTAATAGCGTCGCAATAATTCCGTTTCAGGCAGGCTGCTATATATTTACGTTTTTACAGTTTCGAGTTTTTGTGCACTGCTCGTGCGGAGACGTAATCGGTGACGATTGCCTGACAATAGTTAATGGCCTTTTCATTGCCTAAATTTACGTCGATCGACGTCCCACTATGAATTCTCTTGTGACTATTAGTTTTCGGGGCTCGTAACCCAGTTTCACCTGCTTTTCAGAGCCACGTTTGTTTAATACTTTAGCCCTGCAACGCGTTACAATAGGTACACCGTGGTCATGTGCGCGCGTGAGGGGAgatgaaaaaataagaaaaaagaaagaagaagacgaagaagaaaggaagatggCGAGCACGGTGGATGGTACGAGGCTCACGGTCACCAAGACGACCGAACGACACTCTCCCAGGGCCGGCAAACGGCTCTCGCCGACGCTAGACGCCATGGCGCCGGCCGAGGTGACACGCGACAAGTCGCAGGACTCGACGAAGTCCACCGTCGCTAAGAGCACGCAGATGCCGTCGGCTCAGGCACAGAGCTTCTGGAGCATGTACTCTTCCGTCGCGGCGCACATAAATCCAACGTGGGTATACGGTGTAGTGTCCAGCGACAAAGCCCGCTAGATTATCTGAAGCGCTGGAAACGGGAAAGGTGGCGGCGGGAAGGGGGGGAGAGCGAAGAGAACTActgatacgttttttttttttttttttttgtagacgaGCGGTAACCTTCAAGTGAGGTAGAGAAAGTAGTGGTGGTAGAGCACCATATAGCCGTAGCGCTGGCTTGAGTATCAGCGCTGTGAATggcgtcgtatatatatatatatatatataaatatatatatatatatatatatatatatatatatatatatatatatatatatatatatatatatatatatatatatatatatatatatatatatgggcacaATAACTTGTGAGCGCAACGCTTTCACGCGTTAGACAACTgggcccgaattcacaaagcctttCGCCCGTAAGTTTTTGCCATGGGCCGGTGAACTTAGCTAAATTTATGTCCTAGATGGTGATTGGCAGGCATTATATCTCAATAGTTCaacgtaagaacgttttgtgaatacgagccctgTTCTAGGGCTATCGTAAGATGAAGTGCGCGCAAAATGACGCCGAGTGGTCAAACTAACTACGGATTGTTCCACTATACGGCAACCTTAATTTTAAGCCCGCATCTTAGTTTCTTTTGGAACCCGTTAATGGCTTGCCACTATGCTCTGCAGTAGTGTCCGTGTCGCGGCTTTGCAGGCGCTACATCACGGTGGCCGATCTGGCGTGTGCGGTGGCCACCGTCCTGGCCATTGCGGTGCTCATACTGAGCCTCACCATGTTCGTCAGCAGGCCCAATCCCGGCGTGGAGAACGTGGTCGTGAGCGGTCACTTCGGTCGCGTCCAGGGACTCAGTCACAAGGTGTTCGGCTACATGGACGTGTACGCCTTCCTGGGTGTGCCGTACGCTCACCCGCCTGTTGGAGAGCTGCGATTCCGGCGTACCTTCACAGACTACAGCGTCGACGTCAGACGGGTGTGCTTGCTTCCCTTGAGTGAAACTCGACCTCGCTCTGGTGTAGAATAAAGTCATGTCCCAGTTTAACAAGCGACAACAAAGAATGCAGAGTTTCAGAAATGGCAGACGCAAGCTGCTTGGCGTAAGCAAGAACAGCGTTAGCGGCAGTGCGACACACACAGAATCCAAACTAGCCAAACtcgcgttgctttttttttctcttgcgcgCGGTGCCAATATTGCTGACTTTGAGGCCGCTATTCTCAAATACGACCATAATTCGTTGTATACAGCCTGACGTCTTGTATCGACAGTATTTAATCGTCACAACAGAACTGTCCGTGTGGCAGCAGAAAGACATCCGGCTTATACGACAGGCAGAAAATATTGCGTTTCGCAGTATTGCTGCCTGCGATGCACCGTGAAAGCCTCCCATAGAAATATTGAGCTCAACACCAACGCACTGGGGGCTTCGCAAGTCTAGGTCGGAATACCTCGAAAAATGAGGTAGCGTCAGGATTCCAACTTAGCGGAACACTTACTTAGCGCAACATTTATTGTCGCTTCAATTCCGCATTTGCGATATGTCCGCAGTGTTTCCCTCTACATTTATCAGAAATCAATCTCTATTCAGCGAATTGGAAATTATCCTACAATTTCTGTTCACACGGCTATAAATTTTCTCCGGGAAGAATTGTCTCTCTCTCGAATCCATGCACAGTTTTCAATGACTGGCGACAGTCATCGCTCAGATAACCCTGTATTAGGTGTAAGGTACGCCGGAGCTGAACCGGCATCTTCAGCAAGAAACATTGGCAAGCTCAATGCACAGGGCTTGCTGATCGACGCGACTGGGCCCAAGCCGGCGTGCGTGCAGAGTTCCCCCGACAAGTCGTTGTCGGCAGTCTCGGAGGACTGCCTGCACCTCAGCATCTGGACGACGTCGCGCGAGTGCAGCTCTCGGGACTGCGCCAACAAGGCCGTGCTCGTGTTCCTCCACGATGGCTTCTTCCAGACGGGCGGCAACAGGCACCCTTTATACGACGGAAGGTACGCTTCCAACTAAAACCTAattaaattccggggttttacgcgtcaaaactacgatctgatcatgaagcatgccgcagtggcggactccgggtccattttgaccacctggtgtcctttaacgtgcacccgccAGCTGGTGTTCGATCCCGCGCGCTTGTAttgagcagcgcaacaccaaagccactacaccacccTGACGGATCACGCTCCCAATGTGGCCACTAGCCTGCGCGTATACCGTTCTTGCATGCGATGCATGTGCAGCTGAATGGCGTTCCAGCGCCGATGACGTCAGAACCAACAAATGCGAGCGTAGCTATACTGCTGATCGCCGCTAGTGACCGTGCCGGGTATGTGCAATCTGAACATAGTGATTTATGAAAAggagcgtgttttcgcatttttgcaTATATGAAAGCACTAGTCCTTCTAAATTGTACTGTCAAATACAGGCGAACCTTGATTTAACGAAACAAGGTTTCACGAAATATTTGATTTGACATATTTACAGAGCATGGTGCTTTTAAAACCTCGAAGCAACGAACTCAAGTCAACGTCTCGCCGGGCTTAACGATGTTTTGGGGGAACTATTAGTAAAATATTGATATGTCGGGTTTCAGTTCAGGTGAAGGATGCTATTGAGCGGTTGAAAGGGTTTGCCACTCCCATGAAGGAACACAAAATGTGCTCAGCGCACTCTCTGCCTACAATAACTGTACACACAGGACAACAATTTCATCCTTTCTTGCCATTGAATTTAGCGAATTATTTCTGGGGTAGCATCGAATTCGTTATGCCGACGTTCAGCCGTGACTGGGTTTTACCATAAATAACGGTAAAAGCAGCGCAGGCTTGAATGATTCAGTTAACTTTTTGTTAGGTGAGAAAATGGTCCCATTAAAATTTTACTGGGCGTTATACACTTATGCAGCATGGTTAACACGAAGTCATGCGTCACCTCATACATGCTGTAGCGTAACACCTGGCACTGCTGTTATGTATTGTCAGCTCCTGCAAACTTAACTAGCATCGAGGCAAGCTTTAAGACTCACATGAGCATTATTTATAAGTCACGCTATAAATACTTAGAGTATATATGTTACCGTTATCTAGAGGCGAAAGAGTTCCGGTTTTTCTAGAGAAATGCGAAACACGCAAATATATAAGATGTACCGTTTTTACACGTTTATGGCTTCGAAGCCACATGTGGTCAAGGTAAACGATGATGATTCCAGACACATCCTAGCGTGTGGAGGACCCGTAACAGCCATAGGAAAATGAGAGCTGTCGCAATCAGCTTAAGTTCCCAAGAAATTAGTTACTCCTccgcaggtgggggggggggggggggtagtgcaCATTTTGCTTGCCTCTAATGGCCAATGCCCCTTAAATAAGAGGCAGACTAACTTGTAGAGTTTGGTGTACACACTTATATCGTATTCAAATGGTTTTCGTTGCAGGTACTTGGCCGCATACGGCGACGTCGTCGTCGTGCTGCCCAACTACCGTCTCGGGGCGCTTGGATTTCTGAACGACGGCACCGGCAATGCTCCCGGAAACGTGGGCCTGTACGATCAGCTTTTGGCTCTCGAATGGACGCGCCACAACATCGGCAGCTTCGGCGGCAACGTCTCCAACCTCGTGCTGGTGGGCTACGGCGCGGGCGCAGCGGCTGCCGGGTACCTGCTCCTCAGCAGGGCGGCTGGCGTCGCCGATGCGGCCGTGGTGCCCCACCGAGCGATTCTGATGAGCGGCAGCCCATTCACCAGGTATTTGATTAACGCGGTTATGAAAGGGAGAGAAACCTGTACGGCTTTCCTTTGTAGGTTCGCGCTACAGTTGGGGTGGTTGTCAATTGTTCCCTTTCGTgcactttcctccaccttgcgtgGGCTTCCCCGCAACTTATTTGCCATATTCATTGTCCCAGTGGCTCGAGTCgtcgattaattcgccctcgCTCTGCGATCCGCAAGCCTCCTGGTTATTTCAGATGGTACAGCGACCGCCCCTGAATGGCGTTTGTCCCGCGTTCgaatcccagaccaggacgaatttttcttcagtttcGAGGCTTCATTTCTGAAAATCCCGTATGGGTTATCTTCGTAGCTTCATGTTATAATgtaattttttctctttcataCACTTTCCTCCAACTTGCGGGCTTCCGCACAGCTTATTTGCCATATTCAACGCATTTATGTGTTCCACGTAAGACGCCTGCAGAGCGGGGTCCGCATTCTGTAACGATTCCTTTCTTTTAccctattttttcttcatttgagcTATAAGGTTTCTTTGGGAACCGGACGGGAGTTTGTTCGTGTCTGGCGAAATGCCTACTCGCTCTCCAATCCGCAATTTCCAGCGCCCATGCCATTCTGTCCGAGCGGAGCAGGCGCAGCTGTCGCTAGAGCACGGAGAAACTCGTGGGCCGAGAAACTTGCTAGGGGTTGCTGGCCTCACCGCCTTGAGAGAGAAGGTTCCTATGCTGATGTATGCAAACGACATAAGACTACTAGAGGACAATGCAAGACATTTACAGAGACTTGCGAATACAAATCTATGCTTTAAGTTTAGAGGAAAGAAATACGGAATCATGGagctttaatgaagagacgagcaaATAAGTGGTATTAATCCAatagcaagtcatacccatagtcaagcattTTAAATACCTGGGCGCGTACACAAATGTGGGAGACACGTAATCAAACATCCACTGATGTAATCTGAGGTTTCAGGGAAAGCGGAATTCAGCAATGTTGAAACATTGAGTACTTTGGGTCTACAATAAAACGAGCTGGAGCGAGGAATTTGTAAAGGAGTCATGGGCCCAACGCTAGGGCTCGGAAACGCAATTGTGTGCTTAAATACAGATATCTTTTTGGGTGGGAAGCTAACCAAATGTCGACGATTCAGTAATCAGGATTGGCATTGGGGGCATACTGTAGAACCACAAATGATGCAttgcaaggtgatatgggctggccTTCTTTTGaaatcagagaagcgcagagcgaAATGTGTTTTTAAGAAAGACTCCGGAACATTCACAAAAAGGGATGGGCGGCTAATGTGCACGCGTATCTGTGCCCCAAAAGCATGGACACGGAATGGAAGAAGAGGTCAAACAAGGTGGCGGCCAactacagggtaattgaaaggcTAAGTAGACAATCGTGAGTCATAAAAAATAAAGTAGGAGAAGCAGAGACGGTAGATTGGATGCAAAGGGTCGAAACAAAAAAGTCCATGGAGATTTAATTAAATACGGCAAGACAGAAATCATGAATGAAAATTTGTAAAATAACGCAAattgccttgctatttgaggcatGAGCTTGCGGCCCGGAGACAAGAACATATCGGAGCGAATATGCGCCGCAGGACGCGGCATATATCTACTGCAGCAAAAGTTCGGGAACGACTCAGCACATCGCAATGGAATGCCGTGATATTCGCCCAGCATGGCCTGTAAGGAACATCCATTTTCCAGAAGCGCTGGTGTTCAAAGCGGGTGGAAgtattaactggtcagcagtccaGACAGAAATGagatgtttagagtattggtggtggggggggggggatgaagaaAACAAATTATTATAATCGAAGTCGTTGCAAGCATAGGTAACTGTGCAATACAGTGATAGAGGTTTTAATGAATAAAGAAAACTCAAAGATAGCTGGGCAGAATGCTAGACTGCATTAGAGGTACTAAAACTGGATGAGCTCAATCAGACCAGGTGTCTGTttgtcaccgccctgtttcaGAAGAGGATAATGGCGATTCAGTAGCGTTCGAGCCAGTAACGAAGGGAGAAAAGAATTTCGCAGAAAATCGGGTTGGTACAAAATGGGGCCCCTTCTGCCTGTACCGGAAAAGGCTACGCTCAGCACCACCATTGCCGATTTTAGGGACATGTACCTAAACATAGGGACTTTCTTTCGCGCCGTAGGAATTGTCTTGGCTTCATAGCTGCGGGGCGGTGGGACTCTTACTACTCCGAGCCTTCCTGATCACAAGGATGTACTCTACATACtgatcatcatcagtctatttgtgtccactgcaggtcgaaggccacctccagcgatctccaattattccTGTCACTCGTGTCAATTTCCTGATTTCAgaaggccatggcggccgcatttcgatgggggcgaaatgcgaaaacacccgtgtacttagatttaggtgcacgttgaagaaccccaggagatcgaaatttccggagtcctccactacggcgtgcctcataatcagaaagtggttttggcacgtaaaaccccataatttaatttaatttttttttatttcagaacgACGTATAATTCATggccgtcctcgattgcgctttCCTTCCATTGCTATTCTACATGCTATATCTGATTAGTTGTGTAGCCAGAAGGGGTGCCATATCTACCTTATAACTACAGTACTTATCGCTTTTGTTAAATCATCTACTCAGTCCTACAAGTTTTGAGGATTTACATCGTTGAAGCATTTTATAACATGACAAATAACCCTTTTATCCATGTTACCCTATCAACCTAACAGTCTGTGCAACGTGGCGATATAGCAGCTAACAGACCATGTAAATTGTTGACACCGGTCATCTGCATCTTGGTGTCTGTCGCTGACGAGATGTGGTCCAAACTTCTGCAATGTGACTTTCGCGTTCCAGATACCCAGACAACACGAAGTTTAAAGGTCGCCGCGTGGTCGACCAGGCGAAAAGGTTGCGATGCATGAATGGCTCCAGACCAGACATCAGGTGCCTGCGTGCGATAGACAAGCGGCTCTTCGCAAAGACGGCCGCTCCACCTCTTTTTTTCCCATCGTTCACTGGGGTCATTCCGTCTCCACCACGACAATGGATGCAGGAAATGGTGCGcgtgctatctatctatctatctatctatctatctatctatctatctatctatctatctatctatctatctatctatctatctatctatctatctatctatctatctatctgtctatctgtctgtctgtctgtctgtctgtctgtctgtctgtctgtctgtctgtctgtctgtctgtctgtgtctgtctgtctgtctgtctgtctgtctgtctgtctgtctgtctgtctgtctgtctgtctgtctgtctgtctgtctgtatgtgaTGGTACATTTGAGGGGAAATGAGGGTTATAAAAGTACAGACCAATaaatggggctagttggttcgtgttGATTTTGAGGACGCCCGCACTTAAAAGCACCACGCAAGTAAGAGTAGGACACACACGCTTATATAAAAAAGTGCTACTATCAACAGTTTATTTTTTCACGCATCTTCATAATGAGATCTGTAAAAAATGGGATAGTACAATAGCGATAAAACACCCCACCTCCTTTACACCGCATCATTCTTCCGCGCACCAGCAATTAAATAGATTTCCACGGATTACAAAGAGATGGACAGTGCATTCGCATACTTTTTCTACACCCAGTGAAGCCATAACTACCTAATCGTAAATCACTCTTTTCTTGTCGTTTTGATTTTTGTTTTGGCAAATTCCGGTGTGCTTAAAACATCGCGATTACAGTGTGTAGCTAGGTTTCCGGTGAG
Protein-coding sequences here:
- the LOC142578210 gene encoding cholinesterase-like is translated as MASTVDGTRLTVTKTTERHSPRAGKRLSPTLDAMAPAEVTRDKSQDSTKSTVAKSTQMPSAQAQSFWSMYSSVAAHINPTRYITVADLACAVATVLAIAVLILSLTMFVSRPNPGVENVVVSGHFGRVQGLSHKVFGYMDVYAFLGVPYAHPPVGELRFRRTFTDYSVDVRRGLLIDATGPKPACVQSSPDKSLSAVSEDCLHLSIWTTSRECSSRDCANKAVLVFLHDGFFQTGGNRHPLYDGRYLAAYGDVVVVLPNYRLGALGFLNDGTGNAPGNVGLYDQLLALEWTRHNIGSFGGNVSNLVLVGYGAGAAAAGYLLLSRAAGVADAAVVPHRAILMSGSPFTSMDTEWKKRSNKVAANYRERITGVEILLGHMDDEGPLAALFARLVVVQQERLSETTRAATTILEALNISGNTLKAVVHNYAKVDHLETTALTKLLADLLVICPVRDMGRLLASAGNNRVFRYLVSTNAEANAVATKAGDMLRLVFGAHFLNPIEMATWRNASEAIIAFWTHFARTGSVPNSTEPGQGQYRITITAERETSVLDIRREQCQLLSSLGI